CCCGGGTGAGATGCAGAGCCCCCACTGTACTTccttttctgggggtgggggggaagctctGACCGTCCACATTAACTCAAGCTTCCAGCATCCCCAGCCCCTACACGGCACCCACAAGTTGGGAAGCTGAGGGCTGGTTCCTCTTGAGCCAGGGATGACTGCTCAGGAGCCAAAAGGCAGATGTGGATTGACAAGGGGGTGACGGAGAGGACCAGAGAGGAATTACAGCCCTCCTTTCCTAGATGCCACCATCTGGCTTCCTGGGTCGGGGGGAGGTGCTGCCAGGCCCATTCCGGATGGTGGCCTGCGACCCCGCTGGGAACGCCCGCCCTGCCTCAGCCATCCTACCCCAGCAGGACTCCCTGGAGAGGCCCCCAGCTCCCTGTCACGTCTGAGACGCACCCGTagtctccctgccctcctggtcCCCTCCAGGGTCCTCCTGGCCCACAGTCTCGTCCCGGGCCTCGTCCCCACTGCCCGGGCCCTCGCCCAGCTCCAGGATGGTGGGCAGGTGGCCCTGCTTGGGGGAGCGCTTGCGCAGGCCGAGCAGGAAGGGCTGGGGCAGCGCGAAGATGTCCACGTTGTTGCCCAGGTCGATCCACGTGACGCTGGGGAACTGACTGGGGTCCTTCAGGGCGTCGGTGAGGTCGCGCAGCAGGGCCCGCGTCAGCCGGTTGCCGTTGAGGGCCAGCGTGGTCAGCCGGGGCAGCGCGCCGAGAGCCGGCAGCAGCTGCAGGGCCATGTCGTCCGTGAGGCCCGTGAAGCCCAGCTCCACGCTGCCCACCTGCTCCCCGCAGCGCCGCAGGTAGCCGGCCACC
This region of Physeter macrocephalus isolate SW-GA chromosome 14, ASM283717v5, whole genome shotgun sequence genomic DNA includes:
- the LRRC75A gene encoding leucine-rich repeat-containing protein 75A isoform X2; its protein translation is MGTRQTKGSLAERASPGAAPGPRRERPDFWASLLLRAGDKAGRAGAGAGLPPYHRRVGLVQELLRMVRQGRRQEAGTLLQHLRQDLGMESTSLDDVLYRYASFRNLVDPITHDLIISLARYIHCPKPPQGSPGREPSGQHRGPVGHPADPPRPGAGGRLPAALRGAGGQRGAGLHGPHGRHGPAAAAGSRRAAPADHAGPQRQPADAGPAARPHRRPEGPQSVPQRHVDRPGQQRGHLRAAPALPARPAQALPQAGPPAHHPGAGRGPGQWGRGPGRDCGPGGPWRGPGGQGDYGCVSDVTGSWGPLQGVLLG